In Saccharomyces paradoxus chromosome IV, complete sequence, the DNA window GGAATTGATGTATTTCGGTGGAGGTGGCGGAATGTATTGTTCATTTGTATGGAAGGGActatttttgttgttaCGGTTCGGCAAATCGCCGTAGAAAAACCCAGTAGATGGCCTTGATGAAGTGGCAAACGGATCTTCTCCACGATTAAGAGTGTTCCGTTGaatgttgttattgttaatGTTGTTAGTGCTTGTAAACGAGGATGCGGAAGTTGGAGGCTGAGAAGGGATTTGGTTGAACCTGAAATGCTGAAAATTGCTTCTGCTGGAGATAGAAGAATTGGTGTTCGCATGCCGAGAGTTTGTAGGCGTATCCGTGTTCGAACTAGCATGGTTGGAGGATGATTCATTCAAAGAATAAGCCTCGTCTCTGTACTTCGAATTTAGCCAGAACGAAATATTAACTTTTGACTCGTTCTCATCCAGCTTTACATTTGGGTCTGTTATTTCCCTATCCTTATTGAAGTAGAAGTTTCTGGGAGCCACTCCCATGGCATATTGATCATCATGGTCATCAGGCTGAATATGAGAGTCGTTAGAAGGATTGCCGCCGGCCTTAGTTCCGCTGCGCAAATACCCGCCGATCTCATTGTTATTGGAAGATTCTTTCGAATCTGAGCTGTGTAATGAGTTATTGTCGTTGTTGTTGGTACTGTTGTTCCTGCTCAGTATCGACATAGGCGAATTGGTATTCTTACCATTGTTCTTGTTGGCGCTGGTAATGATGAGCGGCAAATCCGATCCTGTGCGGGAACGCAGGCCCGAGCCCGTGCCCGAGCCCGAGCCAGCTGCGGTGGTACCGGGGGAAGAAATTGCGGGAGCTTGTGGTGGCGGCaaatgtattttttttttggcgcCGGCGACGACAGTAGTAGTGGCAGTGTTACTATTAGTGGAGGTGGAGGAGTAAGGGAAAACAACATTGTTAGCTGTAGTATACTGCGGCTGCATGGCACCGGAAGCTTGTGGGGCTCTCGCCTGTGCGGCGTGACCATTGTACAAGGACTTAGTATCCGAAGGTGTATTGGAAGGCGCGAGCGGGCTGGCGGCAGCGTGTGCAGCGTTATCGCTGTCACGACGATCTTGAAGGTCAGTAGTGGCTGTAGTAGCATCGTTTTCCTTAGAGCCGTCTTTAGTGTCACTGCCGCCTTCGACTTGCAAACTCGGCGAACCAGACGGAGTGTGCACGGGAGTGTTGTTGGGCGCACACGTCGATTTCATAATAGAAAGCAGAGGGTTTTCATCGTAGGTAGTTTTGAGAGATTCGATGCTAGCACTGGATATGGTAGGATGGCGGGAGTTAGCTCTATCGCTACCTTCATCTTCTGCACGCTTTTTGCCGTCCTGGCTGCTGTTCATCAGCGTTGGGCGAGCTGTTTTATTGTGCAGATAGTGATGATTGTTGGCGGTTGTTTCCATCGAAAGCAGAGAGGCAGCCGCATTAGATTCGTCCATGTGTTTGCTTTGAGAGCGCGCCTTGTCTAGCATCGTGAGTTAAGGTCCATGCAAATAGTTTGAATGCGGTAGTGTCGTAGTTCCTGTGCGCTGTGCGAGGGTGGGCGCTTCTTACGATCACTGGTCTCTTGTCCTTGTCCTCTATGttcttttcgtttttctttttgacGGCGGCAGTTTCCGCCTGACATTGGCGAAAAGGCGCCTTGAAGCACGGCGAACGCATCACCCGGACTGCAACTGCAAGAGAAGGACTGCACTCTTGGCATTTACAAGAAGCAGGAAATTCGGTATGTACTATATCTTCATGTCATTACATTTCAAACTAGTGTCTTTTAGAAACTGCGCTCTGTTACTGATAGCAGTGTATCTTGCGGGCAAGTGGGGTTAGGTGAGACGTCATCTCAGACGACATGTCGCTTTTGTATATCCGTTTTTACGGACATAAGAACGTGCCGCCCATTCTGGGAAAACAAACACAggttaaaaaaaaagaaaggaatgGATGGGGAATGGGACAGAGAGAAAAGATAGAGGTGGAAATAACAAAAGCGTGACAACAAACAAGCAAATACGGAGGGagaagcaaagaaaaaataaggtcgaaaacaaaataggAGCAAGAACCAGCACATTCAGAAGCAACAGAGTACGAACCCTGTTTACGCACCCGAGACAGTTGCCATATATCGCTTTTCCCTACCAATACTTTCCAACTCATGTCAGTCTTGCGATCACAACCTACCTCTGTTGTACCGCTACATCTGACAACTTCTACCAGTCGCAAAACAGAACAGGAGCCATCACTATTGCATTCCGCAATAATTGAGCGACGTCAAGACCTTTCGGTGCCGAATTCGAATTCGAATCTGGATTCAAACCAtcgaataaaaaaagatcacAATAATCATACTAGCTACCATTCTTCCTCGAATTCGGAGTCGAACATGGAAAGTCCCCGTTTGTCAGATGGTGAATCTTCCACTCCGACATCTATCGAAGAGTTGAACCCGACAATAAATAATTCGAGGctggtg includes these proteins:
- the UME6 gene encoding DNA-binding transcriptional regulator UME6 (Rpd3L histone deacetylase complex subunit~similar to YDR207C), which translates into the protein MLDKARSQSKHMDESNAAASLLSMETTANNHHYLHNKTARPTLMNSSQDGKKRAEDEGSDRANSRHPTISSASIESLKTTYDENPLLSIMKSTCAPNNTPVHTPSGSPSLQVEGGSDTKDGSKENDATTATTDLQDRRDSDNAAHAAASPLAPSNTPSDTKSLYNGHAAQARAPQASGAMQPQYTTANNVVFPYSSTSTNSNTATTTVVAGAKKKIHLPPPQAPAISSPGTTAAGSGSGTGSGLRSRTGSDLPLIITSANKNNGKNTNSPMSILSRNNSTNNNDNNSLHSSDSKESSNNNEIGGYLRSGTKAGGNPSNDSHIQPDDHDDQYAMGVAPRNFYFNKDREITDPNVKLDENESKVNISFWLNSKYRDEAYSLNESSSNHASSNTDTPTNSRHANTNSSISSRSNFQHFRFNQIPSQPPTSASSFTSTNNINNNNIQRNTLNRGEDPFATSSRPSTGFFYGDLPNRNNKNSPFHTNEQYIPPPPPKYINSKLDGLRSRLLLGPNSASSSTKLDDDLGTAAAVLSNMRSSPYRTHDKPISNVSNMNNTNALGVPASRPHSSSFPSKGVLRPILLRIHNSEQQQPIFESNNSTAVFDEDQDQDQDLSSYHLNLNSKKALDPTFESRARQVTWNKNGKRIDRRLSAPEQQQQLEVPPLKKPRRSVGNARITSQTNSDYNSFGESSTSSAHSSPSLKASSDLACTVDYPSATSPDSTKSKGKTTKSKAKSKAKQSSKKRSNNTTSKSKANNSQELNNATSSTSQGTRSRTGCWICRLRKKKCTEERPHCFNCERLKLDCHYDAFKPDFVSDPKKKQMKLEEIKKKTKEAKRRAMKKK